Part of the Drosophila gunungcola strain Sukarami chromosome X unlocalized genomic scaffold, Dgunungcola_SK_2 000049F, whole genome shotgun sequence genome is shown below.
GCCCCGCAACGTGCGCTTCTACTACGACGGCAAGCCGCTGGAGCTTTCCGAGGAAACGGAGGAGGCGGCCACCTTCTATGCCAAGATGTTGAATCATGACTACTGCACCAAGGACGTGTTCAACAACAACTTTTTCAAGGACTTCCGCAAGTCGATGACGTCCAAGGAGAAGGAGATTATCAAGGATTTCCGCAAGTGCAACTTCCAGGAGATGTTCAACTTCTTTCAGGCCGAGTCCGAGAAGCGCAAGGCGGCCAGCAAGGAGGAGAAGCTGGTCAAGAAGATCGAGAACGAGGCGCTGATGAAGGAGTACGGCTTCTGTATGATTGACGGGCACAAGGAGAAGATTGGCAACTTCCGCCTGGAGCCGCCGGGCCTGTTCCGCGGCCGCGGCGAGCATCCCAAAATGGGCATGATCAAGCGTCGCATCCAGGCCAGCGATGTGTCGATCAACTGCGGCAAGGAGTCGATGGTGCCGTCACCGCCGAGCGGCTCGCGCTGGAAGGAGGTGCGCCACGACAACACGGTCACCTGGCTGGCCTCCTGGATTGAGAACGTGCAGGGACAGGTGAAGTACATCATGCTGAATCCCTCATCGAAACTCAAGGGCGAGAAGGATCACATCAAGTACGAGACGGCGCGTCGCCTGGACAAGGTCATCGATAAGATCCGGGCCACCTATCGCGACGAGTGGAAGTCCAAGGAGATGAGGGTTCGCCAGCGGGCGGTGGCCCTCTATTTCATCGACAAACTGGCGCTGAGAGCGGGTAACGAAAAGGATGAAGATCAGGCGGACACCGTGGGCTGTTGTTCGCTGCGCGTGGAGCACGTCCAACTGCACAAGGAGCTGAATGGCAAAGAGAACGTGGTGGTGTTCGACTTCCCCGGTAAGGATTCCATTCGCTACTACAACGAGGTCGAGGTGGAGAAGCGCGTCTTCAAGAACCTCGAGCTGTTTATGGAGCACAAGAAAGAGGGCGACGACCTCTTTGATCGACTCAACACCCAGGTGCTCAACGAGCATCTCAAGGAGCTGATGGATGGTACGCATATATATCCCTGTCCCTTttacccccccccccccttacTTATTTGTGAAACTGTCTGACCCTGACCAAAATAGGACTCACGGCCAAGGTATTCCGTACGTACAACGCCTCGAAAACACTGCAAAGCCAGCTGGATCTGCTCACCGATCCGAGCGCTACGGTACCGGAAAAGCTGTTGGCCTACAATCGCGCCAATCGTGCCGTGGCCATCCTCTGTAACCATCAGCGGTCCGTGCCCAAGGGCCATGAGAAGTCGATGGAGAACCTAAAGGAGAAGATCAAGGCCAAGCGTGATGCCATCGATGATTGCGAGGCCGAATATCATGTGAGTATATGCCAGCGCATGCTGCAGTTACCCAGTTACCATTATATCTGATGTTAACATGTTCCATCTTTCGCGGCGCAGGATTTCAAGAAGGCCGCCAAACGGGGCTCCGTTAAGGAGAAGGTGAATGCCGACAAGAAGGGCAAACAGCTGG
Proteins encoded:
- the LOC128260994 gene encoding DNA topoisomerase 1 isoform X3 → MTSVVSRSLAAVRLFGNRSVCLVFGEQIVAIATVAGKKRRVRRKSAQEEQIRWWEEEKRADGVKWTTLEHKGPVFAPPYERVPRNVRFYYDGKPLELSEETEEAATFYAKMLNHDYCTKDVFNNNFFKDFRKSMTSKEKEIIKDFRKCNFQEMFNFFQAESEKRKAASKEEKLVKKIENEALMKEYGFCMIDGHKEKIGNFRLEPPGLFRGRGEHPKMGMIKRRIQASDVSINCGKESMVPSPPSGSRWKEVRHDNTVTWLASWIENVQGQVKYIMLNPSSKLKGEKDHIKYETARRLDKVIDKIRATYRDEWKSKEMRVRQRAVALYFIDKLALRAGNEKDEDQADTVGCCSLRVEHVQLHKELNGKENVVVFDFPGKDSIRYYNEVEVEKRVFKNLELFMEHKKEGDDLFDRLNTQVLNEHLKELMDGLTAKVFRTYNASKTLQSQLDLLTDPSATVPEKLLAYNRANRAVAILCNHQRSVPKGHEKSMENLKEKIKAKRDAIDDCEAEYHDFKKAAKRGSVKEKVNADKKGKQLERLKDQLKKLELQETDRDENKTIALGTSKLNYLDPRISVAWCKKHGVPIEKIFNKTQRTKFLWAVHMADENYRF